The following nucleotide sequence is from Alkalihalobacillus sp. LMS39.
TAACTCATCATAGCTTTTTTTGTCCCATTGTCCAAAGTGATACTCCCGTAATGAGGACATTGAATGTGTCAAACTTGAAGGAAAAAGAATGGCAGCGGTTTGCTTAGCACGAAGCAAGTCACTTGTTATGACAACATCAGGTTTCACTTTCATCAACTGAGCTTGTAAAGATAATTGTTTTCTCCCTCTTTCACTTAACATGTCATCGTTCCAACCGGAGTATCTTTTTTGCTCATTTAGTTCTGTCATACCATGACGAAGAAGTGTAATAGCCACACAGTCATCCATAACAATGTTTCTCCTCCTTCCGCACTCGCTCCAACCGTATCTCCTGTTATTCCATTAAATTGTACAGTTGCAATTCGAAGACTAATCCAGGTTAGCAGAATCGTCATCACGAACAGCACAAGCCAAATGATGAGAGTATGAGAATCAACAAAAAATAAAACAATGCCAAATATAACAATATACAAAAAATAGACAATCGAATGCTTCTTTGTTAAAAAGCATTGAAACGAATAGGCAAGTCCTTCTTGTTTCGCCGGCTTCCCATAAAACAACTGCAACCCCATTAAAAGTTTCACAAAAAAAGGAATCGACAACATATAAAGCCATCCATTTGAAGTTGCTTCAAACACTTCATACATAAAGAAAAGACGCCAGCCAAGCAAAAAGATTACAGATAAGACAGCATACGCACCTACTCTAGAATCTTTTAATATGTTATGTTTTTTCTCTATATCTCGATGAGACCCTATTGCATCACTTACGTCCATCCATCCATCTAAATGTAGGCCACCTGTAAAAACAATAGAAACCGTAAAAAGAAAAACCGTTAAAAACAACACAGATGTTCCTGTCCATGTTTCAATCGTATAATAAAGGAACGCTAAAATCAGTCCAAGAAAAAGTCCAACAAGCGGGTACACGACAATTGAACCCCTTGCCCGGGATTCATCCCAAGGAACTTGTTTTTTAACAGGGAAAATGGTTAGAAACTGTAATGCTAATAAAAAGCCGTCAAACAATGAAATTTTTTTCATCACCTTATTCCCATTCCTCTATCATTTTATAAAACGCTGTCATGTCTAGTGCTGCTTCCACTCGGTCAGCCAACTCATCATACACTTTCTCTCTTTCACTCATACTCCAGTGCACCGGCTTTCGCGCTTTTCCTTTTTTTTCGCGAATTCGATTTAACCATTCGTTTCTCCACTCATCATTATGGAACACATTATGAAAATACGTTCCTATAATTCTACCATTATCAATGTAAACCCCATCTTGTTGCCCTTCTTTTGTATGTAAAAATGAATCACATGTATGTACGGTTGTTCCTAAATGAATTTCATAGCCCGCTATGACATTTGAGATTCCTTGAACAGGATGTGTCAATACCCCTTCAGTTTGTACGGTTTTTTTCGTATCTAAAAAATACGTTTGTAATGGAGCAATACCAAGGCCTGCAATCACTTCTCCAACATGCCCTGTGTCTGTCCCTAATTCATCAATTAATTGTTCTCCTAACATTTGATAGCCACCACATATCCCAACAATTGTTCCCCCATCACCTACATAGGCAATTATTTGCTTAGATAAGTTTGATTGCTTTAAAAAAAGTAAATCATTCATAGTACTTTTTGTTCCTGGAATAATAATCGCATCAGGCTTACCTAATGCTTCTGGGGTAGAAACAAAACGGATGTGAACATCATCTTCATAACGGAATGGTTCTAAATCCGTATAATTCGAAACATAAGGTAAATCGATCACAGCAATGTCCACGTCTTTTTCTTTTGCACGAACACTTGTAAACTGGTTTTTCATCGAAAGGGAATCTTCACCTTCGATTTTCATATTTTTCATATGAGGAAGAACCCCAAGAACTTTGACTCCGGTATACTCTTCTATCCATTGCCTACCAGATTCAAATAAACGTTCATCACCACGGAATTTATTAATAATAATGCCCTGTACCCGACGACGGTGGATTTTTGGCAATAACGTCAATGTCCCTACAATACTTGCAAAGACCCCTCCACGATCGATATCAGCTACAAGGATGACAGGAACATTGGCGATTTCAGCTACCTTCATATTTACAAGCTCCCGGTCATTTAAATTAACTTCAGCTGGGCTTCCTGCTCCTTCAATGACACATATTTGATAGTCTTTTTCTAGTTCAGCTAGAGCCATTTGAATCGTTTCAAGCCCCGTTTCATAAAATTGAGTACGATAATCTCTCCCTGATAATGTTTGATATCGCACTCCAAAACGAACGATTTCAGAGACTTGATCACTTCTAGGTTTTAATAAAATAGGATTCATATTCACAGAAGCTGTCACCATTGCTGCTTCTGCTTGAATGCCTTGTGCTCTCCCTATTTCCTTCCCATCTATCGTCACATATGAATTATTTGACATGTTTTGTGATTTAAACGGTGTCACCCGCTTTCCTTGCCTTGCAAGAATGCGACAAATGGCTGTACAAATGACACTTTTACCGACATCAGAAGCTGTTCCTTGAATCATCACACCTTTCATGTTTCCTTTCCTCCTTTTTTCCAGATTGGCAATCCATTTTCAATGACAATCGCTTCGTCACAGTGCTCAACAATCGCTTGATGAACCTTACCTAACATCCGCTTGTAATAAAATGTCCCCTCATCTTCAGACGGGATACCATGTAATAATTCATTCGAAACGAGAAGGCAATGAATCGGGAGTTGCTGAAGTTGTTGAATCGTTGATGTCACTTTCTCATAAACCGCTGTTTGAAAGAATGGATGCTTCCATGAAGTAGCATTGATAAACAATTCGTTTGCAAGCCATGTTGTGATACAATCCAACAACACGATATGACCACATTGAAATTGTGTAAAGACTTGCTCTATATTATATGGAACCTCATGGGTTATGCAAAATGGAAACTGTTTTTCTCTTTGTGCAATATGAAGTTGTTTTCGCCATTCCATTTCTTCATCAAACACTTGACTAGTTGCAATATAATGAACAACTTGATTTCCGGCAAGTGCTTTGGCATACGTTTCAGCAAATTGACTTTTCCCACATCTGACCCCACCTGTTATCAAAATTAACATTTTGCCTTCCAGCTTTCTAACACTTTTAATAGTTTGTCATTCTCCTCTTGTTCTTTTACTGCTAGGCGAATATATTTTCCTTCTAACCCACGAAAATTATATGTATGTCTAGGGATGATACGATGTTCAATTAAATACGTAAGCAAAGGCAACAAATCTCGATCGCCACTTTTTTCCTTTAGTAAATAATAATTCACACTAGAAAAGGAAATCGAATACTCAAGTTCTTCCAATTTTCTTTTCAGTTGGTTTCTTTCTTCTGCTATATAGTGTGCTGTGTTATGAGCAAATTGTAGATCGAGCAAACAACGACTGCCAATTTGTTGTGCTAACTGATTTGTATTCCATGAATGCTGCCACCTCGTTAACGAGGAAACTAGTTTCTCTGAACCTATGGCATACCCTAACCTTAACCCAGCAATCGCATACATTTTTGTGACAGAACGAAGCACTACAAGATTATCATATTGATGTACAAGTGGCACGACGGACTCTTGATGTATGCTAAAATCAAAAAAAGCTTCATCAATGACAACAACAACATTTGCAAGCTGAGCTTCTTTTATAATCTTTTCTAACCGTTCTTTTGGATATTGAACCCCTGTTGGATTATTCGGATTACAAATAAAAAGAAGATCACTCGATTCGAGCTTCTCATGAATCAAATCCGGTTGTAATTCCCAATTTGTATCAGGTGAAAGTGTAACAGAATCAACATGACATAAGTAAGTTTCACAGGCTTGTCGGTACTCACTGAACGTAGGCTCCACAATTAGCACATGTTTTTCTCGAAATCTGTTTGCAAGTAAAAAAATGATTTCAGCCGCACCGTTGCCAACAACGACTTGGTTACGCTCAACACCGTTTTGTTTTGCAACAGTCTCTTTTACGACCATTGCTTTTGGGTCGGGGTATTTTTCTATTTCACTAAAATATGAAAGCCAGTTTTCTTTTATAAAGGAAGGTGGTCCAAGCGGATTTGTGTTCACACTAAAATCAATCGAACCTTCTTTCATCTGTAAGCCAAGTGCTTCAACAAAATATGTCGGGTTAGCCCCATGTTCTGGCAATTGCATAGCTGACACCTCCTATTACCCATAAAAACAACAAAAACGCAAAACAAGTTCGAGCCATAATTTTTACGGTTTGTGTTATATGTTCTTTTTTCAGTTCAACTTTTTTTCTTCCCATAAGAGCACGGTTGGATACAATCCCTTGATATGTATTTCTTCCCCCTAATTGAACACCTAAAAGTGCAGCTACAGCCGCTTCTCCCCAACCACTATTAGGGCTTGGATGTTTTTTCGCATCTGTCACCAGAATGTTTACACTTTCTTTTTTCGAATGAATCGAAGAGTGGTTGACAATAATCATTATCAAACCCGTGATTCGACTTGGAATCCAGTTGACGAGGTCGTCACATTTTGCTGAAGCCCAACCAAAGCGTCCAAAGCGGTCATTGTTATACCCAACCATAGAATCACACGTATTAATGGCACGGTATAAAAACGCTAGCGGTGCTCCGCCTAGAAGTGCATAAAACAAAGGGGCTGTAATCCCATCGCTCGTATTTTCAGCAACGGTTTCAACTGTCCCTCGAACGATATCTCCTTCTTGTAAAGAAGCTGTATCTCTACCGACAATATAAGATAACTTCAATCGAGCTTCTGTCACATTGCCAGTTTGTAACGGCTCGTACACTTCCATTGCTGCATCTTTTAAACTTTTTTGAGCAATCGCATAAAAAATAATCATCGCTTCCATAACAATTCCGAAAAAGGGGTGGATGAGATAAGCTCCTACGACTATTGACATTGTTATAATAAAGACTATTGCTAGAATAAAAACAAGAAAAAAAACACCTTTGCTCCTCTTGTATTTCCCTTTATTTACTTTGTTCTCAACAACTGAAATTAGTTTTCCAACCCAAACAACAGGATGAGGCAACCATCTCGGATCCCCGATTACACGGTCTAATATAAAGGCTAACGATAAGGCAAGGAGATGGTTAACGATCATAACGTAGACCTTCTTTCTATATTTTTCCGAATCGCTTTCACCGTCGCAGCATAAACCGTTCGTCCAATCGCACTTCCTATCGTTGTAATAGACCCTGCATAAGGATAGGATGTTTTCGTTTGAGTTGATGCAATGACAATGCTGTCTGTTGACGTCCCTGTTGCCATTGTATTTGTTGTTACATCAAGCACATTTTCATCATGCAACGCTCTTGTTTTCGCTTCTGTTGCTACAACTAGCGCTTGGACAAATGCCGCGTCTGTGAACTCTCCTTCTAATAACACCCACGTATTAATCGTTCCTATTGAATGATTTCTCCTAGTCGCTCCCGCCGTGACATCAACAGCATTTGATAAACCTGCTGTAATGATAACGAGGAGGGAGACATCCTCATCTTCAACTTTTTCAACACAAACATCTTCGAGAATCGCTGCTGTCATCATTCCATTTGTTTCTTCATGATTTATCCCTCTTTGTTCTAAAAAGGAAATAAACTCTTTTTGGGCATCATCACAATTATAGTTTTTATCAACATGGCGATTAACAAATGTTTTTTTCCAACCGAAGCCTGAACCAATAACAGAGGAGGCTAAAGTTTTAAAGGCTGTTTTGCTTTCGATTTTAATCCATTCATTTGTACAAACAATATCCAATTCACGAAAAGGAGATGAAGGTCTCATTTGATTCGGAAGCAATGTAATTAATGGTGTCGGAATGGTTGGATGCTCATTTCGACGAAGTGATGTGTTGTATATGTCTATTAATCGTTGTTCACTAAGCGCTTGATATGGACGGTCAATTGTGCTTACTTCGCCACTATCTAACAACATCACACGATCACAATAAAGAGCAGCAATGTTTAAGTCATGTAAAATCGCGATAACCGTTAGCCCTTTTTCTTCCGTCCATTTCTTTAATGTATCAAGTAATTGTAATTGGTGAGAAATATCTAAATGATTTGTCGGTTCATCAAGTAACAATAAATCTGGTTGTTGTGCTAATGCTCTGGCTAACATAACACGCTGACGCTCTCCTCCACTTAAAGATAGCAATGTTTTGTCTTTAAACTGATAGACATCGGTTTGTTTTAATGATTCGACAACAATTTGGTCATCCTCTTTCGTTGTCATATGGAATAACCCTTTTTGATAAGGATATCTTCCTAATCGTACAACTTCCTCTACCGTATAGGAAAAAGAAGTTGTGGTGTCTTGGGGCAAAACAGCGATAATTTTGGCTTTTTCTTTTGTGGAATACGACTCGATCGGTTTTTCATGTAATGAGATTTCTCCTTTTGTCATTGGAACTGTTCCTGTCAACATTTTTAATAATGTCGTTTTCCCACTACCATTTGGTCCAATCACCCCAAAAATTTCCCCTTTTTCCACTTTAAAGGAAACATCCTTTATGATGGGCTTGTCGTTATACCCTCCTGACACACCAAAAACATGTAACATATGACTCCTCCTATAACCGATGACGTTGACGAATTAATATAATTGCAAACACCGGGCCACCAATTAATGCAGTAATAACTCCTATCGGTAATTCTGTTGGTGCAATAATTGTTCTTGCAATTAAATCTGTTAACACTAAAAACCCACCACCCATAATCATGGAAAGCGGCAATAAATGGCGATGATCAGGTCCCCATAATAATCTTGTAATGTGAGGGACAACTAACCCAACAAAGCCTATCGTTCCAGAAACAGCGACCGCTGCTCCTGTAACAAGTGAAGCCCCAAGTAAAATGATTAATTTTCTCTTTTGAATATTAACACCTAAATTTTTTGCTGTTTCTTCACCGAAAGCAAGTGCATTTAATTCCTTTGTGTTACACATTAAAAGGAGAAAACCAATAAGAAAAAAAGGTAAAATCAAATAAACGTAATTCCAGCCTCTCATTGCTACACTGCCTAATAACCAACTAATAATTTGCCGCAACTCATCACCGGTTAATGCAATCATCAATGAAATAAGCGACCCTAAAAAAGAACTTGTAATAATCCCAACTAAAATAATGGTTTCCGCTGCCATTGATTTATGTAATGCCCGAGCAAATCCGATAACTAGAAATAACGTTACAAACCCGCATACTATACTTATAAAAGGTAATGTAAACGCCCCTACAACCGGAAGACTAATACCTAAAAATAAAACTAAGACAGCTCCAACCGCAGCCCCTGAGGACACACCGAGTGTATAAGGGTCAGCTAAAGGATTTTTTAATAGTCCTTGAAAGGCAGCACCAGCCAAAGCTAAACAAGCCCCGACTAGCATAGCTAACACAACTCTAGGAAAGCGTATGCTCATGATTATATTCGTGTACATCGGGTCAATATCAATATGTAAAGGGAGTTGTAACCACTCCGTTAAAAGAACTGCAATGATAGTAGAAAAGGGAATCGAAAGACTCCCTTTAGAAATGCCAAGTAATAAGCTAAAGCACAAAAATAAAATTGCGCTTATATAGGCGATAGATTTATGTTTAGTTAAAAACCTCTGGATAAATAAACTTTGCAAGTTGTTCGACTCCTTCAACAACACGCGGTCCTGGTCGAGACACGATATCTTCATCAATATCATGTACTCTTTCTTCTTGCACCGCTGTTACATCTTGCCAACCTGGACGATTTAAAATTTGGTCAACCATATCAGGAACCCAGCTACTGTATGTTCCAATAATAACGTCTGGGTTTTCAGCAATGACTTGTTCTTCTGAAAATTGCGGCCAACCGCTCGTGTCTCCTGCTACATTTTCAGCATGAATCGTTTCTAACATTTCATGCATAAACGTATCTTTTCCAGTTGTATATAATTCATTAGAAATTTCAATCCATACCGTTTGTCTTTCTTCTTCTGGAATCGCTGCTGCTTGTTCGCTCAATTCAGCAAAACGAGCTTCCATATCAGAAATCAATTGCTCAGCTTCTTCTTTTGTGTTTGTAATTTCAGCAATAAAGTTAATCGCACGATACATATCTTCAAAACTATTTGCATCGTTTACAACGGCAACTTGAATATCTGCTCCTCTTATTTGATCTAACCCTTCTGCTGTTGCATTTGACCCATGAGCAAGTACAATGTCTGGTTGTAACGAAATGATTTTTTCAACATCAAATTCAAAACCACCAATCGCCTCCACGTCCTCTACTTCTGGAGGATAATTATCGTGGTCACTTCTACCAACTAATTTATCACCTGCTCCAAGAGCAAATAAAATTTCTGTGTTGCTTGGAATAAGTGAAACAATTCGCTCAGGTTCTTCTTCTAACACAATTTCATTGTCGACTGCATCTGTTACATTTACAGCATCTTCTTGTTGCGTATCCGCTCCGCAACCAGCTAATAATCCAATTGCAAGCAAAACGAACATAAGTTGGCTTAGCCATTTTTTCATGTTCTGACATCCCCTTTTATATTATTTGTCATTTATGATGTACGTCATAGTTGCTTTTATGTAGACAAACAAAAAGCTCCCCTGTCGATGGAGAGCAAAAGTAGACAATATTATAGTAAGGTCGATACTAATAATACTGCTTCACCTTTCCTCGAAGGCATCCACATACAACGATAAGGCAGGTCTCCTGACTTAAGTATCCTTATTCCTTTTGCCTTCCCGTTTGCACAGTGGCTATGTAAAAGGACTTGATACTATTACAGTGGCGGGACCGTATTGGAATTTCACCAACTTCCCTTTTCACACTTATAACATAAGTGACCTTATCGTATATTATTCGCTTCTATGATGTACGACCTTATTATACACAATATTCATTTGTTTGACATGATTTTTCACTTCGATATTGTATTTTTATTTTTGCTCTCTATTACAAAGTCCTTTGCGAACGCTTTGCATAAGTCAATATCTTCACCTACTGGCTCATATTCAATTTTCAATCCATCTACGACAATTTGTCCTCCTTGCTCTTTAACCCGTTCTTCAATGATATCTACAGCTCCACAAAAAATTTCATAAGCTGTATCGCCTGAGCCGAAAACGCCGAACGTTTTATCCGCTAAATCTATGTTTTCCATTTCTTCATAAAAATCTAAAAACTCATCAGGTAGTTCTCCATCTCCCCATGTATACGCTCCAATGACAATTGCATCATATTCTAATAGAATGCTAGCATCAACATCTAACACGTCTTTCTTTGTCACCTCTACTCCTTCAGCAGCCAATCCTTCTTCTAATACATCAGCAATCGCTTCTGTATTGCCTGACATACTGCAAAACAATAATAAAACATTTTCCATCTGAACTCTCTCCTTCATATGTTACATTAATGATTATCATTCTCAGTAATGATACTAATAATGATAATCATTGTCAATTATAAAAATAAAAAAAGACTACTGAATCTTAAATTCAGCAATCTTTTTACCGTATACGAACATTGTTTCTCATGAAACAATTATTTTCGCTCATTTTCTCTATTTTCTTCGGTTTTTCGAGGAATAGAAAAACTAAATGTTGTTCCTTCATTCACTTTACTATGCACAGAAATATGTCCCATATGCGCTTCGACAATGTTTTTGGCAATCGCAAGTCCAAGTCCTGTCCCTGCCGCTCCTCTAGTTCGGGCTTTATCTGCTTTATAAAAGCGTTCAAACACAAACGGCAAATCTTCCTCTGGAATACCAGAACCTGTATCAACAACATCAAAACGAGCCTCTCCTGTTGTCGATTGGACATAAAGTTGTACTTTTCCACCTTCGAGTGTATGTCGAATCGCATTATGAATTAAATTCGTTAATACTTGCTCGATTCGGTCTGGGTCAAAAAGAATGATATTTTCATTGTTAATGACGTCACACATTAGGTGAATACCTTGTTCTTTCGCTAATCCTTGGAATTTACGAATAATTCGGTCTGTAAAGTCTTTTATATTCACTTCTTCCATATTTAATTCAATATGGCCTGATTCCATTCTTGCTAAATCAAGAAGTTCATTAACTAACCTACCCATTCGAAGCGATTCTTCATAAATAATTTGAGCAATTTCTTTTTTCTCTTCGTCGGTTTGAGCAATATCATCGACTATCGCTTCACTATACCCTTGCAACATGGAAATAGGGGTTCTCAACTCATGAGAGACATTGGCGATAAAATCTTTACGGAGTTTATCATGCCTTCGTTCTTCTGTCACATCTCGAATGACCGCTACAGCACCACGGACGAATTTTTGGTCGTATAACGGTGTCATTAATATAAACCAACTACGGCCTTGAATATCAATTTCATCAAATTGTTCACTTTCTAATACAACAACTTGTTGAAACAGCTTTTTAACTGCCTTAGGCAAATCTTCCACAGCATCAATATTCAAACCTTGTTCATAATACCAAGCTTGAATAAATCGTTCAGCAAGAGGATTCGTAACCACAATCCGTCCTTTTCGATCAAGCGTAATAACACCGTCAGCCATACTACTTAGTATACGAGAAAGCTGTTCTTTTTCTTGATTTAACGCGGTAATATTTCGATTTAATTCGCGTCCCATTCGATTAAAAGCAATAGCGAGCTTCCCAATTTCATCAATCGTAAGAATCGGAATTTTCGTATCAAAATTCCCTTCTGCCACTTCAACTGCCGCTTGCCTCATTTTTCGTAATGGAGCTGTGATTCTCGTCGACAAGAAAAACGCAAAAATTGTCGTTAATACTATGGCGATTCCAGCAGAAAAAATGATGATTCTTTTCGTGTGCGCTGTCGTTTGTTCTATCGCTAGAAGAGACTGATAAAGGAAAACCGCACTTTGAGCATCATTTAATTCAACTGGACGTCCAACGACCATTATTTCCGTATGAACCTCAACCCCATTTTCTACAAATGGGAAATCGCCTTGACTAACAACCGATTGGTCTCCTTGAAACACTTTCGACAAAACCGGATCTTCATAAAATATCGAGATCGGTAAATTTACAGTTTCACTCGGATTAGAAGAATACCAATGTTCTTCGTTGTCCAAAATAACCGCTTTTATATCATAAGTTTCTGCAATTTTAGATATCGTTACTAACGCCATATCCTTGTCATCATACACTTCTACAATGGTCGCAATCATATCTGCATGATTCATCAATTGTGACTCGGCCTCACTGACATGAAACCGTTCAAAAAATTGGAGCATGAGTGCCATTAAAATGGATAAAACTACGGACACGAGTAATAAAATCGTAAACCATAGTTTTCCAACAACACTTCGCCAAAACATTACTCTTTCACAGCCTCAAACTTATATCCGACACCCCATACGGTAGATATCATGCTAGCTGCCTCTGGAGAAATTCGATTTAATTTTTCGCGTAATCGTTTAATATGAGTATCAACGGTACGCAAATCCCCAAAAAAGTCATAATTCCACACATCTTTTAAAAGTTGTTCTCTTGAAAAAACTTTATCAGGAGTTTGCGCTAAATAATAGAGCAGTTCATATTCTTTAGGAGTTAAACTGATTTCATTTCCATCTACCGTTACTCGATGTGCATCATTATCAATCGTCAAATGAGAAAAGACAAGAACATCTTTTGCTGCTGTTTCTGTTTGAAGAAAGCGAGTACTAGATGAACGACGTAAAAGCGCCTTTACACGTAACACGACTTCTCTCGGGCTAAATGGTTTTACAATATAATCATCTGTCCCAACTTCAAACCCTTGCACACGATTTGCTTCTTCCCCTTTGGCTGTTAACATGATGATCGGAGTTGCTTTTGTTTTTCTAAGCTCTTGACATACTTCGATTCCATCAATACCAGGCATCATGATATCAAGAAGGATAAGGTCATAGTCATTTTCAAGAGCCATTTCTAAAGCGACTTCTCCATTTTCAGCATCTTCTACAATA
It contains:
- the cobS gene encoding adenosylcobinamide-GDP ribazoletransferase: MKKISLFDGFLLALQFLTIFPVKKQVPWDESRARGSIVVYPLVGLFLGLILAFLYYTIETWTGTSVLFLTVFLFTVSIVFTGGLHLDGWMDVSDAIGSHRDIEKKHNILKDSRVGAYAVLSVIFLLGWRLFFMYEVFEATSNGWLYMLSIPFFVKLLMGLQLFYGKPAKQEGLAYSFQCFLTKKHSIVYFLYIVIFGIVLFFVDSHTLIIWLVLFVMTILLTWISLRIATVQFNGITGDTVGASAEGGETLLWMTVWLLHFFVMV
- a CDS encoding cobyric acid synthase: MKGVMIQGTASDVGKSVICTAICRILARQGKRVTPFKSQNMSNNSYVTIDGKEIGRAQGIQAEAAMVTASVNMNPILLKPRSDQVSEIVRFGVRYQTLSGRDYRTQFYETGLETIQMALAELEKDYQICVIEGAGSPAEVNLNDRELVNMKVAEIANVPVILVADIDRGGVFASIVGTLTLLPKIHRRRVQGIIINKFRGDERLFESGRQWIEEYTGVKVLGVLPHMKNMKIEGEDSLSMKNQFTSVRAKEKDVDIAVIDLPYVSNYTDLEPFRYEDDVHIRFVSTPEALGKPDAIIIPGTKSTMNDLLFLKQSNLSKQIIAYVGDGGTIVGICGGYQMLGEQLIDELGTDTGHVGEVIAGLGIAPLQTYFLDTKKTVQTEGVLTHPVQGISNVIAGYEIHLGTTVHTCDSFLHTKEGQQDGVYIDNGRIIGTYFHNVFHNDEWRNEWLNRIREKKGKARKPVHWSMSEREKVYDELADRVEAALDMTAFYKMIEEWE
- a CDS encoding bifunctional adenosylcobinamide kinase/adenosylcobinamide-phosphate guanylyltransferase encodes the protein MLILITGGVRCGKSQFAETYAKALAGNQVVHYIATSQVFDEEMEWRKQLHIAQREKQFPFCITHEVPYNIEQVFTQFQCGHIVLLDCITTWLANELFINATSWKHPFFQTAVYEKVTSTIQQLQQLPIHCLLVSNELLHGIPSEDEGTFYYKRMLGKVHQAIVEHCDEAIVIENGLPIWKKGGKET
- the cobD gene encoding threonine-phosphate decarboxylase CobD, whose product is MQLPEHGANPTYFVEALGLQMKEGSIDFSVNTNPLGPPSFIKENWLSYFSEIEKYPDPKAMVVKETVAKQNGVERNQVVVGNGAAEIIFLLANRFREKHVLIVEPTFSEYRQACETYLCHVDSVTLSPDTNWELQPDLIHEKLESSDLLFICNPNNPTGVQYPKERLEKIIKEAQLANVVVVIDEAFFDFSIHQESVVPLVHQYDNLVVLRSVTKMYAIAGLRLGYAIGSEKLVSSLTRWQHSWNTNQLAQQIGSRCLLDLQFAHNTAHYIAEERNQLKRKLEELEYSISFSSVNYYLLKEKSGDRDLLPLLTYLIEHRIIPRHTYNFRGLEGKYIRLAVKEQEENDKLLKVLESWKAKC
- the cbiB gene encoding adenosylcobinamide-phosphate synthase CbiB, whose product is MIVNHLLALSLAFILDRVIGDPRWLPHPVVWVGKLISVVENKVNKGKYKRSKGVFFLVFILAIVFIITMSIVVGAYLIHPFFGIVMEAMIIFYAIAQKSLKDAAMEVYEPLQTGNVTEARLKLSYIVGRDTASLQEGDIVRGTVETVAENTSDGITAPLFYALLGGAPLAFLYRAINTCDSMVGYNNDRFGRFGWASAKCDDLVNWIPSRITGLIMIIVNHSSIHSKKESVNILVTDAKKHPSPNSGWGEAAVAALLGVQLGGRNTYQGIVSNRALMGRKKVELKKEHITQTVKIMARTCFAFLLFLWVIGGVSYAIARTWG
- a CDS encoding heme ABC transporter ATP-binding protein; protein product: MLHVFGVSGGYNDKPIIKDVSFKVEKGEIFGVIGPNGSGKTTLLKMLTGTVPMTKGEISLHEKPIESYSTKEKAKIIAVLPQDTTTSFSYTVEEVVRLGRYPYQKGLFHMTTKEDDQIVVESLKQTDVYQFKDKTLLSLSGGERQRVMLARALAQQPDLLLLDEPTNHLDISHQLQLLDTLKKWTEEKGLTVIAILHDLNIAALYCDRVMLLDSGEVSTIDRPYQALSEQRLIDIYNTSLRRNEHPTIPTPLITLLPNQMRPSSPFRELDIVCTNEWIKIESKTAFKTLASSVIGSGFGWKKTFVNRHVDKNYNCDDAQKEFISFLEQRGINHEETNGMMTAAILEDVCVEKVEDEDVSLLVIITAGLSNAVDVTAGATRRNHSIGTINTWVLLEGEFTDAAFVQALVVATEAKTRALHDENVLDVTTNTMATGTSTDSIVIASTQTKTSYPYAGSITTIGSAIGRTVYAATVKAIRKNIERRSTL
- a CDS encoding iron ABC transporter permease, which translates into the protein MQSLFIQRFLTKHKSIAYISAILFLCFSLLLGISKGSLSIPFSTIIAVLLTEWLQLPLHIDIDPMYTNIIMSIRFPRVVLAMLVGACLALAGAAFQGLLKNPLADPYTLGVSSGAAVGAVLVLFLGISLPVVGAFTLPFISIVCGFVTLFLVIGFARALHKSMAAETIILVGIITSSFLGSLISLMIALTGDELRQIISWLLGSVAMRGWNYVYLILPFFLIGFLLLMCNTKELNALAFGEETAKNLGVNIQKRKLIILLGASLVTGAAVAVSGTIGFVGLVVPHITRLLWGPDHRHLLPLSMIMGGGFLVLTDLIARTIIAPTELPIGVITALIGGPVFAIILIRQRHRL
- a CDS encoding ABC transporter substrate-binding protein, which produces MKKWLSQLMFVLLAIGLLAGCGADTQQEDAVNVTDAVDNEIVLEEEPERIVSLIPSNTEILFALGAGDKLVGRSDHDNYPPEVEDVEAIGGFEFDVEKIISLQPDIVLAHGSNATAEGLDQIRGADIQVAVVNDANSFEDMYRAINFIAEITNTKEEAEQLISDMEARFAELSEQAAAIPEEERQTVWIEISNELYTTGKDTFMHEMLETIHAENVAGDTSGWPQFSEEQVIAENPDVIIGTYSSWVPDMVDQILNRPGWQDVTAVQEERVHDIDEDIVSRPGPRVVEGVEQLAKFIYPEVFN
- a CDS encoding flavodoxin, with protein sequence MENVLLLFCSMSGNTEAIADVLEEGLAAEGVEVTKKDVLDVDASILLEYDAIVIGAYTWGDGELPDEFLDFYEEMENIDLADKTFGVFGSGDTAYEIFCGAVDIIEERVKEQGGQIVVDGLKIEYEPVGEDIDLCKAFAKDFVIESKNKNTISK